In a genomic window of Cyanobacteriota bacterium:
- a CDS encoding class I SAM-dependent methyltransferase: MKEAIKTIILPVFHIIQKILSVLKNHVLPVDSKKRPTGTTSYKIFCEEEITAGYEHFKKYFYKAIFLEREKIREYAIKQALRNDIGHEYQYLEFGVYTGTSVNKFAQYLKGRPIYGFDSFKGLREDWVGHELSFGTFDLDGKVPKLNKNVVPIKGWVQDTLPDYLKEHQPKINFVHMDMDTYESTKFVLENIKPFLFQNSIIIFDELYNFAGWRVGEYKALTEVFEEHEYRFLAFAKSSAQAVIQVI, encoded by the coding sequence ATGAAAGAAGCAATTAAAACAATCATTTTACCGGTATTTCATATCATCCAAAAAATCCTTAGTGTTTTAAAAAACCATGTTTTACCTGTAGATTCAAAGAAAAGACCTACAGGTACTACTAGTTATAAAATATTTTGTGAAGAAGAAATTACAGCCGGATATGAGCATTTCAAGAAGTATTTTTATAAGGCGATTTTTTTAGAAAGAGAAAAAATTCGTGAATATGCAATCAAGCAAGCTCTCCGGAACGATATTGGACACGAATATCAGTATTTGGAATTTGGGGTTTATACTGGTACCTCTGTCAATAAATTTGCTCAATACCTTAAAGGTAGACCAATTTATGGTTTTGATAGTTTTAAGGGATTGAGAGAGGATTGGGTTGGTCATGAGCTATCCTTTGGTACTTTTGATTTGGATGGCAAGGTTCCTAAATTAAACAAGAATGTAGTTCCTATTAAGGGTTGGGTTCAAGATACTTTACCTGATTACTTAAAAGAGCATCAACCAAAGATCAATTTTGTTCATATGGATATGGATACTTATGAAAGTACCAAGTTCGTTTTGGAAAATATCAAACCATTTTTATTCCAAAATTCCATAATTATTTTTGATGAATTATACAACTTTGCTGGCTGGAGAGTGGGTGAATATAAGGCTTTGACAGAAGTCTTTGAAGAACATGAATATAGGTTTTTGGCTTTTGCCAAATCAAGTGCACAAGCTGTGATTCAAGTGATTTAA
- a CDS encoding MlaD family protein: MKLIWAILKNILTTIIFWGIIAAIVFYGWNLFKKKREGRTFTVSFDHIEGLSKGAPIYTQGVKIGKVIDIFPLGNTTDLAVKGLITNKDYSVPSSAVGASIVSDIEGGGGKILEIQSRLSSLEPEHILMGKKRAFNKNGMTLAKAESPFTTKHAMRLMRDFFQMTKDSSMTMLKAFNSEKSERYREEVSNRVNNTITSLEYGTVKADVRNQIHELNKEIKDFEAGVDKEAQIEKAIQHSAQALSNTINSFGTLQSIYKKH, translated from the coding sequence ATGAAACTCATATGGGCAATTCTTAAAAATATCCTCACTACTATTATTTTCTGGGGAATTATTGCTGCGATAGTTTTTTATGGCTGGAATTTATTTAAAAAGAAACGAGAAGGTCGAACTTTTACCGTTAGTTTTGATCACATTGAAGGACTCTCTAAAGGAGCTCCGATTTATACCCAAGGTGTCAAAATTGGTAAAGTTATTGATATATTTCCTTTAGGCAATACTACTGATTTAGCGGTCAAAGGTTTGATCACAAATAAGGATTATTCAGTACCGAGCTCTGCAGTTGGTGCCAGTATCGTAAGTGATATTGAAGGTGGTGGTGGTAAGATTCTAGAGATCCAATCTCGTCTTAGTAGTCTTGAGCCTGAGCATATTTTAATGGGTAAGAAGCGCGCTTTTAATAAAAATGGAATGACTCTAGCAAAGGCAGAAAGTCCGTTTACAACAAAGCACGCTATGAGATTAATGCGTGACTTTTTTCAGATGACTAAAGACTCGAGTATGACCATGCTGAAGGCTTTTAACTCAGAAAAGAGTGAGAGATATCGAGAAGAGGTTAGTAATAGAGTAAACAATACGATTACTAGTTTGGAATATGGGACTGTTAAAGCTGATGTCAGAAATCAAATTCATGAATTAAATAAAGAAATCAAAGACTTTGAAGCAGGTGTTGATAAAGAAGCTCAAATAGAAAAGGCGATCCAACACTCTGCCCAAGCATTGAGCAACACCATCAATTCTTTTGGTACCCTACAAAGTATTTATAAAAAACACTAG
- the recO gene encoding DNA repair protein RecO, which yields MDYQAQAIILKTYRLGEADKILHLYSRQHGPLRAVAKSAYKIKTKIGAKAQVLNCLDLVLAQGQNLDIIKEASRVDNFGGINSNYSALSLSYLMVDILDHIAINDDQYQEPFDLLFNHLKQMNQISMGSDVDQEELMVAASARYLWQLIKILGYKPELDHCSLSHKKRSINQIPQYFDFANGSITSSMARSHSLEQNPYQDQIQEFRPGVFKVLHYFNLLDTYTQNLKADTILYQLRSMNDRSRSLNNSLAFLQKHLSFMIHKEFKSWKLVDELLNPKLAEAA from the coding sequence TTGGATTATCAGGCACAAGCAATCATCCTCAAAACATATCGACTGGGAGAAGCCGATAAGATTTTGCATCTATATAGTAGGCAACATGGACCGTTAAGAGCCGTTGCAAAATCAGCGTATAAAATCAAAACCAAAATTGGTGCAAAAGCACAAGTACTCAACTGTCTTGATTTAGTTTTAGCGCAGGGGCAGAATTTGGATATTATAAAAGAAGCAAGTCGAGTAGATAATTTTGGCGGGATTAATTCAAACTACTCCGCTTTGAGTTTGTCTTACTTGATGGTGGATATCCTTGACCATATTGCGATCAATGATGATCAATATCAAGAACCCTTTGATTTATTGTTCAATCATTTAAAACAAATGAATCAAATCTCAATGGGGTCAGATGTTGATCAAGAAGAATTAATGGTAGCGGCAAGCGCTCGTTACCTTTGGCAATTAATTAAGATTCTTGGTTATAAACCTGAACTTGATCACTGTAGCCTAAGTCACAAAAAAAGATCTATTAATCAAATTCCACAATATTTCGATTTTGCAAATGGCTCTATAACTAGCTCTATGGCAAGGTCTCATAGCCTTGAACAGAACCCTTATCAAGATCAAATCCAGGAATTTAGACCAGGGGTTTTCAAAGTCTTGCACTATTTTAATTTGCTTGATACCTATACTCAGAATTTGAAAGCAGACACAATTTTGTATCAACTACGTTCAATGAATGATAGATCAAGATCATTGAATAATAGTCTTGCTTTTTTGCAAAAACACCTAAGCTTTATGATTCATAAAGAATTCAAATCTTGGAAATTAGTAGATGAATTATTGAATCCGAAATTAGCCGAAGCCGCCTAG
- a CDS encoding MBOAT family protein, translating to MSDKEESKFRNTRLLWISVLLNLAILGYFKYANFFYAEALNLFKQLGYTGSTSTLNILLPVGISFYIFQSLTYVIDVYRGHLKKETSLVNYATYIAFFPQLVAGPIERAANLLPQFTSLRQVTEKQIYQGVRLIIFGLFLKVVVADSLAPVVDDIFAWYENFNGGVHALGAIYFAVQIYGDFCGYSMIAIGAASCMGFRLMTNFDTPYFSHSIQEFWRRWHLSLSSFFRDYVYIPLGGSRVSEAKILRNLILAATISGLWHGANWTFIVWGFLHGVLLVIQRKFNQYLHIPEPITKQGITGFLFKIASWALTFSLVALLLAVFRSETVTDAYLYIKEIFCSFKMPDHYVRSLVFVILMFLGDWILVNNNRLVRNITSSEIFDYAIFIILIMLIIDAFIMNDSRDFIYMHF from the coding sequence ATGAGTGACAAAGAAGAGAGCAAGTTTAGAAACACAAGACTCTTGTGGATTAGTGTTTTGCTCAATCTGGCAATTCTTGGCTATTTTAAATACGCCAATTTCTTTTATGCTGAAGCGCTCAATCTCTTTAAGCAGCTTGGTTATACTGGCTCAACTTCGACATTGAATATCCTTTTGCCGGTAGGAATATCCTTCTATATATTTCAGTCGTTGACCTATGTTATTGATGTTTATCGTGGGCATTTGAAAAAAGAAACTTCATTAGTTAATTATGCTACTTATATAGCGTTCTTCCCTCAACTCGTTGCTGGTCCTATTGAAAGAGCTGCAAATCTATTGCCGCAATTTACTAGTTTGAGGCAGGTAACAGAGAAACAAATATATCAAGGAGTTCGTTTAATTATTTTTGGTTTGTTTCTCAAGGTTGTGGTGGCTGATAGCTTGGCACCTGTTGTTGATGATATTTTTGCTTGGTATGAGAATTTTAATGGAGGAGTGCATGCACTTGGAGCAATTTATTTTGCGGTACAGATTTATGGAGATTTTTGCGGTTACTCAATGATAGCGATTGGTGCAGCTAGTTGTATGGGTTTTCGTTTAATGACCAATTTTGATACACCTTATTTTTCTCATTCAATTCAGGAATTCTGGAGACGCTGGCATCTCTCTCTCAGTAGTTTTTTTAGAGACTATGTTTATATACCACTTGGAGGTTCAAGAGTATCAGAAGCTAAAATATTACGCAACTTGATATTGGCTGCTACGATAAGCGGTTTATGGCATGGAGCCAATTGGACTTTTATTGTTTGGGGCTTTTTACATGGAGTTTTGCTGGTGATCCAACGCAAATTTAATCAATACCTCCACATACCGGAACCCATAACCAAACAGGGTATTACCGGATTCTTGTTTAAAATAGCTTCTTGGGCTTTGACATTTAGTTTGGTTGCTCTTTTGTTAGCTGTGTTTCGTAGTGAGACAGTTACAGATGCTTATCTCTATATTAAAGAGATTTTCTGTAGTTTCAAGATGCCTGATCATTATGTTAGATCTTTGGTTTTCGTGATATTAATGTTTTTAGGTGACTGGATATTAGTCAATAATAATAGACTTGTGAGAAATATAACTTCAAGTGAAATATTTGACTATGCAATTTTTATCATTTTAATAATGTTAATTATAGATGCATTCATAATGAATGATTCAAGAGACTTCATCTATATGCACTTCTAA